A single genomic interval of Camelina sativa cultivar DH55 chromosome 11, Cs, whole genome shotgun sequence harbors:
- the LOC104728850 gene encoding uncharacterized protein LOC104728850 → MVSQSWVCSSVKALKPVLRKLNKAHFSGISQRVKAEEQKLDILQRAILTNPSEKLAREERLVREKWKFLSNAEEKFIRQKSQIKWAHLGDRNTTFLHKMVIARTNKNHIHFLQDQSGRRINESAELKEHAAGFFEEILGSTDLPHSPCSIEALEDLLSFRCSEVHKLNLVRDVTEEEIRATVFALPSEKCPRPDGYSVEFFRASWSVVGANVVVTFPEACKLGDYRLISCCNLVYKVISKITANRLKPILKECISPNQATFLKGRLLGEKVLLASELIKNYQKSSCQESFMLKVDIKKAFVRSVGTLCKAVGGSRVSSIILYMDQGMHHIT, encoded by the exons ATGGTAAGTCAGTCTTGGGTTTGCTCATCTGTGAAAGCGCTAAAACCAGTTCTCCGAAAGCTAAATAAAGCGCATTTCAGTGGGATCTCACAACGCGTCAAAGCGGAGGAACAAAAACTTGATATCCTTCAGAGAGCCATCCTCACCAATCCTTCTGAAAAGTTGGCTAGAGAGGAGCGACTTGTGCGAGAGAAATGGAAGTTTCTGAGCAATGCGGAGGAGAAGTTCATCCGACAAAAATCACAGATAAAATGGGCTCACCTTGGGGACAGAAACACAACATTCTTACACAAAATGGTCATAGCGAGAACCAACAAGAACCATATCCATTTTCTTCAGGACCAAAGTGGAAGAAGAATCAACGAAAGTGCAGAGCTCAAAGAACATGCCGCAGGTTTTTTTGAGGAAATCCTTGGCTCAACAGATTTGCCACACTCTCCTTGTTCTATCGAAGCCCTTGAGGACCTTCTTTCCTTTCGATGCTCAGAGGTGCACAAACTTAACCTAGTAAGAGATGTAACAGAGGAGGAGATCCGAGCCACTGTGTTTGCTCTACCGTCAGAAAAGTGTCCAAGACCGGATGGGTACTCCGTGGAGTTCTTTAGAGCTTCTTGGAGTGTCGTGGGAGCTAATGTGGTCGTTACT TTCCCTGAAGCTTGCAAGCTAGGAGACTACAGACTTATCAGTTGCTGTAATTTGGTTTACAAAGTCATCTCTAAGATCACTGCCAATCGCCTGAAGCCTATCCTCAAGGAATGTATTTCACCCAATCAAGCAACATTCCTCAAGGGCAGGTTACTAGGTGAAAAAGTTCTACTTGCGTCAGAGCTCATCAAGAATTATCAGAAATCGTCTTGCCAAGAGAGCTTCATGCTGAAGGTGGATATCAAGAAAGCATTTGTACGATCTGTTGGGACTTTGTGTAAAGCTGTTGGCGGCTCAAGGGTTTCCTCCATTATTCTGTATATGGATCAAGGAATGCATCACATCACCTAG
- the LOC109127430 gene encoding uncharacterized protein LOC109127430 — MLQLKPNLLNFIKCEVGDGTTASFWYDNWTDFGQLITFLGVAGPSQLRVRRSAKVIEASRNGAWNLQAARSVSGQSLMVALTEYPVSEATCGPYIFLWRKASGNYSHTFSSKETWEQVRHRSLLVPWADIVWFKQHVPRYSFIAWLAMLNRLPTRDRLHRWGMNVPISCVLCSSGVESHAQIFFECPFATDLWGFLAAKFIPNPPYNLSAAASWIASLNSPLQANTTAILKLLLTSVLYHVWKKRNSRIFIDTAFTIHQLRIAIDRVMRDRLLSFMGPSLHSSLLLIYFSHVSHMSF; from the coding sequence ATGCTGCAACTCAAACCAAATCTTCTAAATTTCATTAAGTGTGAAGTTGGGGATGGAACTACTGCTTCTTTCTGGTATGATAATTGGACTGACTTTGGACAGCTAATCACCTTCCTCGGGGTAGCGGGTCCTAGTCAACTTCGAGTCAGAAGAAGCGCAAAGGTTATTGAAGCTTCGAGGAATGGTGCCTGGAACCTCCAAGCAGCCCGATCAGTCAGTGGTCAGTCTCTTATGGTAGCGCTCACTGAATATCCTGTCTCTGAGGCAACTTGCGGCCCATACATTTTTCTATGGCGTAAAGCCTCAGGTAATTACTCTCATACCTTTTCCTCCAAGGAAACATGGGAGCAAGTTCGACATAGATCCCTTCTAGTCCCGTGGGCGGATATTGTTTGGTTCAAACAACATGTTCCTCGCTATTCTTTCATCGCCTGGTTGGCAATGCTTAACCGTCTACCTACTCGAGATAGGCTTCACAGGTGGGGAATGAATGTTCCTATTTCTTGCGTCTTATGCTCATCTGGGGTTGAGAGCCATGCCCAAATTTTCTTTGAGTGCCCCTTCGCCACCGACTTGTGGGGTTTTCTCGCTGCAAAGTTTATCCCAAACCCACCCTACAACCTTTCTGCAGCTGCATCGTGGATCGCCTCTCTAAACTCGCCTCTTCAAGCCAACACAACCGCCATTCTCAAGCTTCTCCTAACGTCTGTTCTCTATCACGTCTGGAAGAAGCGTAACTCCAGAATTTTCATTGACACCGCCTTCACCATCCACCAACTCCGGATTGCTATTGATCGCGTAATGCGGGATAGGCTTTTGTCCTTCATGGGCCCTTCCTTGCACTCTTCTCTCCTCCTTATCTACTTTTCTCATGTTTCTCATATGTCCTTTTGA
- the LOC109127431 gene encoding oligopeptide transporter 8-like, which yields MGSGFVYASHVISALKLYYKRRLDFLTALLVKTTTQVLGFGWAGLYRKHLVEPGEMWWPSNLVQVSLFRALHEKEKKSKWGISRNQFFVITLITSFSFHLLPGYLFTVLIAVSCGKEYDVKSIIDANFRLDHKAYAETGPVHISTFFAVTYGLGIGWTLYNTNHQIILQGKASTNPINTPLEVEAEALRSAIYHVQRLGYTDVVFCGDTSIYLI from the exons ATGG GCTCAGGGTTTGTTTACGCTAGTCATGTTATTAGTGCTCTTAAGCTTTATTACAAGAGAAGGCTTGATTTCTTAACTGCTTTGCTCGTTAAGACCACCACTCAG GTATTGGGATTTGGTTGGGCTGGTTTGTATAGGAAACATTTAGTTGAGCCTGGTGAGATGTGGTGGCCAAGCAATCTCGTTCAAGTGTCTCTCTTCAG GGCATTACacgaaaaagagaagaaatcgaAATGGGGAATCAGTCGAAATCAGTTCTTCGTTATCACGCTCATCACTAGTTTCTCCTTTCATCTCCTACCTGGTTATCTCTTCACAGTCTTAATCGCTGTCTCTTG TGGGAAGGAATACGATGTAAAAAGCATCATTGATGCCAATTTCCGCCTCGATCATAAGGCTTACGCTGAGACCGGACCAGTCCATATTAGCACTTTCTTTGCCGTGACCTATGGACTAG GAATAGGTTGGACTCTTTACAATACTAATCATCAGATTATTCTTCAAGGGAAGGCATCCACTAATCCAATAAACACACCTCTTGAAGTAGAGGCTGAGGCATTAAGATCAGCAATATACCATGTTCAGAGGCTTGGATACACTGATGTGGTGTTCTGCGGAGATACATCTATCTATCTTATATGA
- the LOC104725871 gene encoding oligopeptide transporter 8-like: MQEITEIRSESESDSYADDEISVVPEVELTVPKTDDPSSPTVTFRMWVLGITACVLLSFLNQFFWYRTNPLTISSVSAQIAVVPIGHLMARVLPTRRFFEGTRWSFTMNPGPFSTKEHVLITVFANSGSGAVYASHIISAVKLYYKRRLDFLPALLVMITTQVLGFGWAGMYRKHLVEPGEMWWPINLVQVSLFRALHEKEKRSKWGISRNQFFVITLITSFSYYLLPGYLFTVLTTVSWLCWISPKSILVNQLGSGSAGLGIGSFGLDWSTIASYLGSPLASPFFASANIAAGFFLVMYVITPLCYYLDIYNAKTFPIYSGKLFVASGKEYDVRSIIDANFRLDHKAYAETGPIHMSTFFAVTYGLGFATLTASVVHVLLFNGKDLWNQTKGALGKNKKIDIHTKIMKRNYKEVPLWWFLCIFAVNLAVIIFICIYYESQIQLPWWGAFLACLIAIFFTPLVGVIMATTNQAPGLNIITEYIIGYAYPERPVANICFKTYGYISMSQSLTFLADLKLGTYMKIPPRTMFMAQVVGTLVAVFVYAFTAWWLMAEIPNICDTSLLPPGSQWTCPTDRVFFDASVIWGLVGPRRVFGNLGEYSNINWFFVGGAIAPALVYLATKLFPNRKWISMIHIPVLIGATAIMPPASSVNFTSWLVLAFVFGHFVFKYRREWWQRYNYVLSGGMDAGTGFMSVLLFLALQRSEISIDWWGNSGEGCSVAKCPTAKGVIVHGCPVF; the protein is encoded by the exons ATGCAAGAAATTACAGAGATAAGATCGGAGTCTGAGTCGGATTCTTATGCCGACGATGAGATAAGTGTAGTTCCAGAAGTGGAACTAACGGTGCCCAAAACGGACGATCCAAGTTCACCGACGGTTACATTTAGGATGTGGGTTCTTGGCATAACCGCTTGTGTTCTCTTGTCGTTTCTCAACCAGTTTTTTTGGTATAGAACCAATCCTTTGACCATCTCCTCTGTTTCGGCTCAGATTGCTGTTGTTCCCATTGGTCATCTCATGGCTAGAGTTCTTCCGACAAGGAGGTTCTTTGAAGGAACGAGGTGGTCCTTCACAATGAATCCTGGTCCGTTTAGTACCAAAGAACATGTCCTTATAACCGTATTTGCAAACTCAGGCTCAGGTGCTGTATACGCTAGTCATATTATTAGTGCTGTTAAGCTTTACTACAAGAGAAGGCTTGATTTCTTACCAGCTTTACTCGTTATGATCACCACTCAG GTATTAGGATTTGGTTGGGCTGGTATGTATAGAAAACATTTAGTTGAGCCTGGTGAGATGTGGTGGCCAATAAATCTCGTTCAAGTGTCTCTCTTCAG AGCATTGcacgagaaagagaagagatcgaAATGGGGGATTAGTCGAAATCAGTTCTTCGTCATCACGCTCATCACTAGCTTCTCCTATTATCTCTTACCTGGTTATCTCTTCACGGTCTTAACCACAGTCTCTTGGCTATGTTGGATTAGCCCTAAATCGATTCTAGTCAACCAGCTCGGTTCAGGGTCAGCGGGACTAG GTATTGGTTCCTTTGGTCTGGACTGGTCAACCATCGCGTCATACCTTGGAAGCCCACTCGCTAGCCCTTTTTTTGCCTCTGCAAATATTGCCGCTGGGTTCTTTCTTGTGATGTACGTTATTACACCTCTCTGTTACTACCTAGATATCTACAACGCCAAAACCTTCCCAATCTACTCCGGTAAACTTTTTGTAGCCAGTGGGAAGGAATACGATGTAAGAAGCATCATCGATGCCAATTTCCGCCTCGATCATAAGGCTTACGCAGAGACCGGACCGATCCACATGAGCACTTTCTTTGCCGTGACCTATGGACTAGGTTTTGCAACCTTGACTGCCAGTGTTGTCCATGTCCTACTTTTCAACGGCAAAGATCTTTGGAATCAAACCAAAGGAGCCTTAgggaaaaacaagaaaattgatATACATACAAAGATCATGAAGAGGAATTATAAAGAAGTTCCTCTTTGGTggtttctttgtatttttgctGTGAATCTTGCAGTTATTATCTTCATATGTATCTACTATGAGTCACAGATTCAGCTTCCATGGTGGGGAGCTTTCTTGGCTTGTTTGATAGCTATCTTCTTCACTCCTCTCGTTGGTGTCATCATGGCCACTACTAACCAG gcTCCGGGTCTGAACATTATCACCGAATACATAATTGGGTATGCATATCCAGAGAGACCAGTTGCTAACATATGCTTCAAGACTTACGGATACATCAGCATGTCTCAATCTTTGACTTTCCTCGCTGATTTGAAGCTTGGAACTTACATGAAGATCCCACCAAGAACCATGTTCATGGCACAG GTTGTGGGGACTTTAGTAGCAGTATTCGTTTACGCATTTACAGCTTGGTGGCTAATGGCAGAAATCCCAAATATCTGTGACACTTCTCTGCTTCCACCAGGAAGTCAATGGACTTGCCCAACTGATCGAGTCTTCTTCGACGCATCAGTGATTTGGGGACTCGTGGGACCAAGAAGGGTGTTTGGTAATCTTGGAGAATACTCAAACATAAACTGGTTTTTTGTAGGAGGTGCAATAGCTCCAGCATTGGTCTACTTAGCCACAAAACTCTTCCCAAACAGGAAATGGATCTCAATGATTCACATCCCTGTTCTTATTGGAGCCACGGCTATAATGCCACCAGCTTCTTCTGTTAACTTCACGAGCTGGCTCGTTTTGGCGTTTGTGTTTGGACATTTCGTGTTTAAGTACAGAAGAGAGTGGTGGCAGAGGTATAACTATGTTCTGTCTGGAGGAATGGATGCAGGAACTGGATTTATGTCTGTGCTTTTGTTTCTTGCGTTGCAACGTAGTGAGATTTCGATTGACTGGTGGGGAAACTCTGGTGAAGGTTGCTCTGTTGCTAAATGTCCGACGGCTAAAGGTGTTATTGTTCATGGTTGTCCTGTTTTCTAA
- the LOC104725872 gene encoding vacuolar protein sorting-associated protein 26A has protein sequence MNFLLGAFKPACNISITFTDGKNRKQVPIKKDNGQIVMNPLFQSQETIAGKIHIDPYQGKKVEHNGVKVELLGQIEMYFDRGNFYDFTSLVRELDVPGEIYERKTYPFEFSSVEMPYETYNGVNVRLRYVLKVTVTRGYAGSIVEYQDFVVRNYVPPPPINNSIKMEVGIEDCLHIEFEYNKSKYHLKDVILGKIYFLLVRIKIKNMDLEIRRRESTGAGANTHVETETLAKFELMDGAPVRGESIPVRVFLTPYDLTPTHTNINNKFSVKYYLNLVLVDEEDRRYFKQQEITLYRLKEETS, from the exons ATG AATTTTCTTCTTGGAGCTTTCAAGCCGGCATGTAATATTTCAATCACCTTTACTGATGGGAAAAATCGTAAACAG GTACCCATTAAGAAAGATAATGGACAAATAGTTATGAATCCACTTTTCCAGAGTCAAGAAACTATTGCTGGGAAG ATTCACATTGATCCATATCAAGGGAAAAAGGTCGAGCATAATGGTGTAAAAGTTGAGCTTCTTGGTCAAATAG aaatGTACTTTGACAGAGGAAACTTTTATGACTTCACTTCCTTGG TGCGTGAGCTTGATGTACctggagaaatatatgaaagaaaGACATACCCTTTTGAATTTTCGAGCGTTGAGATGCCTTATGAGACATACAATGGGGTGAATGTGCGCCTAAG GTATGTTCTCAAAGTAACAGTTACACGGGGCTACGCTGGAAGCATCGTTGAATACCAGGACtttgtg GTCCGTAACTATGTCCCGCCTCCTCCAATCAATAACAGCATTAAG ATGGAAGTTGGAATCGAGGACTGCCTCCATATCGAGTTTGAATACAATAAAAGCAA ATATCACCTAAAAGATGTTATCCTTGGGAAAATATACTTTCTTCTGGTGAGAATCAAGATAAAGAATATGGATCTTGAGATCAGACGGCGAGAATCAACAGGAGCAGGAGCTAATACTCACGTCGAGACAGAAACACTAGCCAAATTTGAGTTAATGGATGGTGCTCCAGTTAGAG GCGAATCAATACCTGTAAGAGTTTTCTTGACACCATATGATCTAACACCAACGCATACgaacatcaacaacaaattCAGCGTAAAGTATTATCTGAATCTTGTGCTGGTGGATGAAGAGGATCGCCGTTACTTCAAGCAGCAAGAAATCACATTATACAGGCTCAAGGAAGAGACATCTTGA
- the LOC104725873 gene encoding ATPase family AAA domain-containing protein 1-like, translated as MKRSSGRKDSNFVEQLILYVASAALSSLVLYVGLRAIDPNRDAAKKSLQHKREIAKRLGRPLIQTNQYEDVIACDVINPLHIDVEFGSIGGLESMKQALYELVILPLKRPELFAYGKLLGPQKGVLLYGPPGTGKTMLAKAIARESEAVFINVKVSNLMSKWFGDAQKLVAAVFSLAYKLQPAIIFIDEVDSFLGQRRSTDNEAMSNMKTEFMALWDGFTTDQNARVMVLAATNRPSELDEAILRRFPQAFEIGMPDCRERAQILKVILKGERIEPNINYDHVARLCQDYTGSDIFELCKKAAYFPIREILEEERKGREISEPRPLTQLDLEKAFATSKKTQVAASEYTGFRRPTDADEVQAAINGISKLFKMRNQRDSE; from the exons ATGAAGAGATCGTCGGGTAGAAAAGATTCAAATTTCGTAGAGCAATTGATACTGTACGTTGCTAGTGCAGCATTGAGTAGCTTGGTTCTCTATGTGGGTCTCAGAGCAATTGACCCTAACCGTGACGCTGCTAAAAAGTCTCTCCAGCATAAGCGAGAAATCGCCAAACGTTTGGGTCGTCCTCTTATTCAAACCAATCAATACGAG GATGTAATAGCTTGTGATGTTATAAACCCATTACACATAGATGTGGAGTTTGGTTCTATTGGAGGTTTGGAGTCAATGAAGCAAGCTTTGTATGAGCTTGTGATTCTACCATTGAAGAGACCTGAGCTCTTTGCTTATGGGAAGTTACTTGGTCCTCAAAAGGGTGTTTTGTTGTATGGTCCTCCTGGAACTGGGAAGACTATGCTTGCTAAAGCCATTGCCAGAGAATCAGAAGCTGTTTTTATTAATGTGAAGGTTTCGAATCTGATGAGCAAGTGGTTTGGTGATGCACAGAAGCTTG TGGCTGCTGTATTTAGCTTGGCCTACAAACTCCAACCTGCTATTATTTTTATCGACGAGGTTGATAGCTTTCTTGGCCAGCGTCGTTCTACTGATAATGAAGCAATGTCGAATATGAAAACTGAGTTTATGGCTTTATGGGATGGATTTACTACAGATC agaATGCGAGGGTGATGGTTCTTGCTGCAACTAACAGACCTTCAGAGCTCGATGAAGCAATATTGAGGCGTTTTCCTCAGGCCTTTGAGATCGGGATGCCTGATTGCCGAGAGAGAGCACAAATATTGAAAGTGATTTTGAAAGGAGAGAGGATTGAACCAAATATCAACTATGATCATGTAGCTCGCTTATGTCAAGATTATACCGGATCAGATATCTTTGAACTCTGCAAAAAAGCAGCCTACTTCCCAATTAGAGAAATCctagaggaagagagaaagggCAGAGAGATTTCG GAGCCTAGGCCATTGACACAACTGGACTTGGAAAAGGCGTTTGCTACCTCAAAGAAGACTCAGGTTGCTGCAAGCGAGTACACTGGTTTTAGACGCCCAACAGATGCTGACGAGGTCCAAGCAGCTATAAACGGCATCTCAAAGCTTTTCAAAATGAGAAATCAACGTGATTCAGAATGA